One genomic segment of Flagellimonas marinaquae includes these proteins:
- a CDS encoding tetratricopeptide repeat protein, giving the protein MFGLLLSFTAVQAQENNIEKAQREAEKALQASTNITYEANQELTSNNFVSAEAEYRKAISKSDKNAAARFNLGNAYYNRESFGEAFGRYKEAGDAAADKSEKHKAFHNMGNVFMKNKEYEKAVEAYKQALRSNPTDDETRYNLALAKKMLEKQQDEQKNDQNKDDQDKKDQENEDKDKDQNNEGGDKEKKDEGEQKEDENKDKGDQGENGEDKPEENQKGDGDKKKEQEKKPNEGDQPQDQKQQPKPNQLSKQQIQNLLEAMQNEEKKVQEKMEARKVRGKKIKNEKDW; this is encoded by the coding sequence ATGTTTGGACTATTGCTAAGTTTTACAGCGGTCCAGGCACAGGAAAACAATATCGAAAAAGCGCAGAGAGAAGCTGAAAAAGCACTACAGGCCTCTACCAATATCACCTACGAGGCCAACCAAGAGCTAACTTCCAACAACTTTGTGTCCGCAGAGGCAGAATATAGAAAGGCCATTTCCAAAAGCGATAAAAACGCGGCCGCTAGATTTAATTTGGGCAATGCCTATTACAACCGAGAAAGTTTTGGCGAAGCCTTTGGCCGGTACAAAGAAGCCGGTGACGCCGCAGCGGACAAGAGTGAAAAACACAAGGCCTTTCACAATATGGGCAATGTGTTCATGAAAAACAAAGAATACGAAAAAGCCGTTGAGGCCTATAAGCAAGCCTTGCGCAGCAACCCAACCGACGACGAGACCCGTTATAATCTTGCCCTGGCCAAAAAAATGCTCGAAAAACAGCAGGACGAGCAAAAGAACGATCAGAATAAAGACGATCAAGACAAAAAAGATCAAGAAAACGAGGATAAGGACAAAGACCAGAACAACGAAGGGGGCGACAAGGAAAAGAAAGACGAGGGCGAACAAAAAGAAGACGAAAACAAGGACAAGGGAGACCAAGGTGAAAATGGTGAGGACAAGCCCGAAGAAAATCAAAAGGGCGATGGTGATAAGAAAAAAGAACAGGAGAAAAAGCCCAACGAAGGGGACCAGCCACAAGACCAAAAACAACAACCAAAACCCAATCAGCTTTCCAAGCAACAGATTCAGAACCTGTTAGAGGCCATGCAAAACGAAGAGAAAAAAGTACAGGAGAAAATGGAAGCAAGAAAAGTTCGGGGCAAAAAAATTAAAAACGAAAAAGACTGGTAA
- a CDS encoding VWA domain-containing protein yields the protein MIQFDEKIYFYLLAIIPVMVLAFFFLQIWKKKTQKRFANTNLLKRLAPNRSSFKSAVKLVFLLAGLTFLILGLVNPKIGTKLETVKREGVDIVFAIDVSKSMLAEDIAPNRLEKAKRIVSEIINQLASDRIGIIAYAGQAYPQLPITTDYGAAKMFLQGMNTDMLSSQGTAINAAIDLASTYYDDSQQTNRVLFIVSDGEDHSENTTLDAVEQANQNGIRVFTIGVGKPKGAPIPIKRNGIVESLKKDNQGEVVITKLNENVLIEIADRGNGDYIDGSNTENAVEYIKEQLNRMDKTEFEAKQFAEYKDQFQWFLAAGFLFLFLDIFVLDRKTQWLKKLNLFNEHDDE from the coding sequence ATGATTCAGTTTGACGAAAAAATTTATTTCTATCTCTTGGCCATAATTCCCGTTATGGTCCTAGCCTTCTTTTTTCTTCAAATCTGGAAAAAAAAGACCCAAAAACGATTTGCGAACACCAATCTGCTCAAACGATTGGCCCCTAATCGGTCCTCATTTAAATCCGCTGTAAAGCTGGTATTTTTGTTGGCCGGCCTTACTTTTTTGATTCTGGGCTTGGTAAACCCCAAAATTGGAACAAAACTGGAAACCGTAAAACGTGAAGGCGTGGACATCGTCTTCGCCATCGACGTATCCAAAAGTATGTTGGCAGAGGATATTGCCCCAAATCGGTTGGAGAAGGCAAAGCGTATCGTATCAGAAATAATCAATCAATTGGCAAGCGATCGTATCGGGATTATCGCCTACGCCGGACAAGCCTATCCGCAATTGCCCATTACTACAGATTATGGTGCTGCAAAAATGTTCCTACAGGGCATGAATACGGATATGTTATCCTCCCAAGGAACCGCCATAAACGCCGCAATTGACCTGGCCAGCACCTATTACGATGATTCACAGCAGACCAATCGGGTGCTGTTCATCGTGTCGGATGGAGAGGACCACTCGGAAAACACCACCTTGGATGCGGTCGAACAAGCCAACCAAAACGGAATCCGTGTTTTTACTATAGGCGTGGGCAAACCAAAAGGAGCACCTATACCCATTAAAAGAAATGGCATAGTTGAAAGCCTGAAAAAAGATAACCAAGGGGAGGTTGTTATTACCAAACTAAACGAAAACGTACTGATCGAGATTGCCGATAGGGGCAATGGTGATTATATTGATGGCTCCAACACCGAAAATGCGGTGGAATACATCAAAGAACAATTGAACAGGATGGACAAAACCGAGTTCGAAGCCAAGCAATTTGCAGAATACAAAGACCAATTCCAATGGTTTCTTGCAGCCGGCTTTTTATTTTTATTTTTGGACATCTTTGTTTTGGACAGAAAAACACAATGGTTGAAAAAACTGAATCTTTTTAACGAGCACGATGATGAATAA